In Spirosoma pollinicola, the genomic window TTTGATGTCAACGTATCGGTGTAGCCCTGTGCCAAGGGTGTATTCTGCACATAAGGACGTCCATTTGCCCCCAGGCCATCGAATGTAGCCACGTTAACAGTGGGCTGATTGATGGCCATTGTGTTGTTGATGTACACACCCCCGCCGGGTTTCCAACGGATGGGATTAGGCTGATCGAATCCGGGGCGTCCGCTGGCCGTTGAAAAGTCTTCGAAAAAAGGTAGTTTCAGGGGTGCCTGTGCCCTACTCAGGGAGTAAGACAGAACAAAAAATACCAGTAAAAAGCTTCGCACACAACGTCTGGAAAACGGACTATACGGCTGAAAAAATAAAGCAATTCTCATCTGGTATCAGGGCCGGAAGTGGTTTTATTGGTCCGGTTCAATTGGTCCCACGATCCACAAATCCATTGATTCACCAACGCGGATGCGCTCGCCAGACCGGGCTTCGGGCCGTTGCCGAACAACCGTGCCAACTTCCTTCTCTGGGTCCTCAACGGAAATTTTCGTGCCAACTTTTAAGTTCGAGCCGCGAATGGCGGCTTCAGCTTCATCGAGGGGCAACCCTACAACGTTCGGAATCTCAAACATCGTACTTCCCAACCCGTCACCAACTTCAAGGTCGATCTGGGCACCCTTTGATATTGGCGTTCCCGGCACAATTTCCTTACCATTATAAAGCTGGCGAAGTACCGCGTTCTTGGCAACATCGGGCACATAAGTAGGCGGCCCGCTAACCAGGTCGAGCGACTTCAGGTTCAGTTGCGCACTCCGGAGTGTCAGACTAACCAGGTTGGGCATCTGCACCATAGGCGCTACACGCTTGGTAATAGTCAGG contains:
- a CDS encoding PASTA domain-containing protein, yielding MAKISTRSFFDLLIHIGIIVALVAVLFLAFFFIYLPFTTNHGQTITVPDVTRLSLDEMENLLDDRDLRYEVSDCTFVAGAQPLTVIQQYPRPNSKVKEGRKIYLTITKRVAPMVQMPNLVSLTLRSAQLNLKSLDLVSGPPTYVPDVAKNAVLRQLYNGKEIVPGTPISKGAQIDLEVGDGLGSTMFEIPNVVGLPLDEAEAAIRGSNLKVGTKISVEDPEKEVGTVVRQRPEARSGERIRVGESMDLWIVGPIEPDQ